Part of the Diceros bicornis minor isolate mBicDic1 chromosome 2, mDicBic1.mat.cur, whole genome shotgun sequence genome is shown below.
ACAAAAGATCTTGCAGACTTGTGATTGTTAGTCAAAATTAAAGAAGTAAACCATCCATaacaatgttttttcttttctcataggaAAAACAATTCTAATAGTTTAAATCGAATGAATGGTGTTATGTTTCCTGGAAATTCACCAAGTTATACTGAGAGGTgagattattgatttttaatatccaaagaatttgcattttcctaattttgAGTAGCAGGttcaatatactttttaaaaaattgggcatTTTAAGGAGGAAACAGGACATGCTAAACAGAATTAGTTAATTTGGTAACCCATGGATCTGAAAGTCAAAATTTCAGCAAAAACTTTTGTGATGTGTTCGTATAAACAAACCTTGGGAGCGAtgaccttttttcttctttttttttcccctttttttttgtgaggaatattgtccctgagctaacttctgtgctaatcttcctctatttgtgtgtgggatgccgccacagtgtgacttgatgagcagtgtgtaggtccacgcccaggatctgaacccgcgaaccccgggctgccgaagcagagcatgcgaacttgaCAGCtacgccaccagaccggccccggGAGGGGTGACTTTTTACAAAAATGGGAAAATGATGTTCATTTATCTTACCGTAGGTCTAATATAAATGGGCCTGGAACACCTAGGCCACTTAATCGACCAAAGGTTTCTTTGTCAGTCCCCATGACAACAAATGGCTTGCCTGAGAGCACAGACAGCAAAGAGTCAAACTTACAGCAAAATGAGGACAAAAATCACAGGTTTGTAtgtgatttatatttaaaaacaaaaaatgttttcatgtttcataaaatgttaacatttattgatgGTTTTCAGCACTCATTTACAATTGAGAATTGTTTTGAGGGGTAGAACAAGGTTTTATTGTGGTTGTAGGAGCTATAGCTTCTGTTCGCATCATTAGCACATGCTGAAGATGGGCATACAAAAGGCTTAAAATTGCTAATTTGGGGAGATCCAGTTTATAATAGAGTCCTAAGAAAGTAATGTAGTcatgatgcattttatttcttgtttttaaaagttacttGAAAAGAGAAAAGCTATTTGTAAATGAGTTGAAATTTTGTAAATAATTACTCATTGTAGATCATAAAAGGAAACCTTGTATTTATATCCCATCTCAAATTTTCTGCATCACGTTAAGGGAAAGACTTAAAGACTATGTCCATATGGAAGACTTAGAGTTTTATTATAAGAGGATGTTTAACTTACTGGGGATTTGAACAGAAAGGTCATATGACTTGTTGACTAGTTCCTAGTGGGAAATATTTGTTAAGCAGTTGAGGTTTCCTCAAAATTATTCTCTTGTGTTTTTCTTTGCCCAGCTTTTATAATTTAACTTTGACAgtgaaatacaattaaaaaatttagaCCTTAAAAATGAGAGTGTAGAAGATGAAGAAACGATCTTATTAATGACACTTTAACAAAACATTTACAGTGACTCTCCGACATCTGAATCAGAAGGTTCCTCAGTGAGccctataaaaaataaacacccaGATGAAGATGCTGTGGAAGCTGAGGGGCGTGAGGTAAAAAGACTCAGATTTGACAAAGAAAGTGAAGTCAGAGAGATGGCCAGTCAAACATCTGCCAGTGAAATTTCTTCAGTTATGGTAGAAGGAACAGAAGCATCATCTTCATCTCAGGATAAAGACAAGGAAAGTAGTTGTACCAGGCAGCACTGTACGGAAGAGGATGAAGAagaggatgaagaggaagaagaaggtatTTAGAGACCATCTGTAAAAGGGTGGAATAAGGAGATCCTGAAATTCTTGTACTTCACTTTTGCGTGAAAGAATTTAACATAATGGAACTCTTTATAATTCTGATGTTGGGCTTTTCTCCCACCTGTATGTAGTTGCTGCTGAGTTTCAGGGGATATGATTTGAACTGTAGAATATCAGAATTCATGAAACTTAACTGTGGaggtattttgaaaataaaatttaactacaacaacatttgcttatttttagaGTCTTTTATGACATCAAGAGAAATGATcccagaaagaaaaaatcaagaaaaagaatctGATGATGCCTTAACTGTGAATGAAGAGACTTCTGAGGAAAATAATCAAATGGAGGAATCTGATCTGAGTCAAGCTGAGAAAGATTTACATTCTGAAGGTAGTGCAAATACAGGCTCTGTAAGTAGTGGTTCTGCTTGccatgaaacagaagaaatagtAGGATCCAATTCCAGTAAAACTGGAGAGATTCTCTCAGAATCATCCATGGAAAATGATGACGAAGCCACAGAAGTCACAGATGAACCAATGGAGCAAGACTAACAATGTAGAAACATTTAGATGCAGTATTTTACATACAGTTCTGGTTTTACACTGTATAAAACTTTTATGTAATAAAGTGGACCTTTAGTTTTACAAGAGAAGCAGGTTGTAAAATAAAGTACTTTATGGGATAAATCCTGAAAGAGTTGTACATGTAAGAACTGTGAATATCAGCTCCTCTGGGTCCTCCTTACCGCTGACTTTTTTTTGGTCTCGTCAAATCAGTGGTTtgtgtatagattttttttttaatttagaattcAAGTTTTTAAACTGGAaggtaataattataattttgaaaaccTTTTGGAGATTATCCCATTTAGTTGATACATACACAAGAAAGCTTTTTGTCTTGTCTGTTTCTGACAGCTCTAGCAGTTTCACGTAGTTTCAACATTTTAACATGTGAATTATAGGGTTTCATGCTGGTTTCCAGATTTTATTGTTTGACTATGTACAATGGAACTTTaagtcatatatacatatatatattattctaaggggggaaatgttatatttttctgtttctataagaGATGAATACAGTGGATACTTTTTCTATTGATAATGATTGATTTCACCTCTTTCAGAAGacagtttctttctcttcttcgaGTAATTCAAATAAAATCTGGCCCTTGTGAAACCCTGGAAATCTTAGGTCTGTTGAAATACCAGGTTAAACACATTCCAAGAGATCTGTTCAAACTAAAATTCTTTTGTATACTTCTGAGGTGCCTGAGAAAAAGACTTCATTATTTATGAGAAAAAATGTGCTTTATCTTGGAAATTGTGTTCAAACTTAGCTTACTGTTTTGTAGAATGAATGCTTATAAAAGCTGACATGAGACCATCTCAGAAGAACTGGGCAGGTTCCTTAACCTTTTGCTTGCTTTTCTGAACATTGTGAATATTACACATTTGTTTCTAAATTATTCTAGAGTATGCAGATTTCAATGGTATGAAACACCACtgtactggaagaattaatatattaCTTTAGTAATGTACCGGAGCTAAATGACTGAAGCTTTAGGGTGCATAGAAACCACCATAATTTGTATGACATTTTGaagtgaattaaatatttttgaacatgCTTCTTCGACAGCCAGTGTTATATTTTTCAGATCAACACAAAGCACAATGATTACTCTAAACTCAATATTTTCAATTCACTTATTTAAAGTCATGCAAGCTGCAACTTCCCTGTCAAAATTACTGGCTGCCAAATTTATACCTGTTTCTTCAGCTGTACCTTttgatatttagaatttttaaatttctgtacaGTAGATTTTGTAGAATGTAATGTGTTCACTGCCTTTGTGAAGCGGTATATAATTGTATAATTTCTGTGTGTAAACTGAATGCTTGGGCTTTCAATACAGTATTCATATAAAGCAATAAATATTAATGTTATGAAATATTCGAgtacatttttatcaaaatatgaAAGAATCCCTTTTTTAGTTTCAGATACCTGAAGTACACAGATGAACTTATAAAACTGATGCAAACAATTTCTAACACTGTATCCTATGCTTTGGGGCGATTTGGGCAGCAACCACAGGTTTTACGTTTTGACTACTTAAATTGCTATAACTAAAAATACCAAAATGATTTGGCTCTGTTTATGTTTGTAGAGTAATATACTACTGACTGACTTGACCGTCAGGTTCACAGCAGCTAGTTGATATATTTATGAATGTGTCTAATAGTTGAAATAAAAACTGAATATTGATTTGCTGTACCCAAGAGGGGAGAAAAATCAcacattgtaatttttttttagttttgcaaaaaatattaaaatgaagcaaattttAAATGTGACATTCATTTGTAGTGATctattactttattttgttgagggATATTTTGCCAATGAGAacagattttaaacattttaagtttagaaattttgaaattttctttagaatatttatgaaattattgTCAATAAACCTGTTCTTTAAGATCTTgtgaccttttgatattttttattttaattgtgccATGGACCATTTGTAAACAAATTGATTTACTTTTGTTGGTTATAAGTTGAAGATTTACCATCATGACTTGGAGGTCTGTGGTTTTGTTTGTAAACTTGCAGTTGCTATTTTTGCAAGGGCAAGTGcatttctttattaaataaaGTACAATAATGGTGAATGTACCAAAATGCCATCACTTAACTCTATGAGAGATCTGCATTTTAATCTATAGTttaatagttttaatatttattagataTTCATATGTTGATCATAGATCAAACTTGTTGCTGTTTATACAGATAATTGTTGAATACTCATGGAATATTTTCTTTAGGATAGGTGGAATACTTCTGTAGTTAAACTGGGAAACCTTGTTCAGCTGGTTTAAGATACTGATGTCCATTTGGAAGTAAATTGACACAAGTGTGAATAGGTGCACTTACACAGGCTTTGCTTCATGAAAATGTCAGTTCTAATAGTAACTGATTCagatgtgaatttttaaaaggctAATTTTAGGCACATTTTCTTAACACACATTAGCAAAGTCATATTAAAAGATCTAAATGAAGAATCAAGACCTTggtgattaaaaatattttcttttttggcctTGAGCAGATTGTTTACCTCTTAGACTCTAGACTCTGAAcctaacatataaaaagaatttgaaatgctgatgaggaaagtgagaatatatatgtaatatgttttTAGCACTTTTCCCttgtaaaaagtaaaaacagattATCTtcgtacattttaaaaataccttttcaGTTCTGAAAATGTAGCAGGAACAGAAACGAGTAGtggaaaatgttatattttaaatgttgattGTTAGATCAATTGAACTAATCTGCTTAGGATTTCCTGTAACTACACCTTTCAGAAGTGTGGCCAGAGCAGTGAATTGCCCTTCAGGGAGCTATAACGCTTTGCCTTGGCAAGGCTTCCCAGAAATCCTGGGCCGGGAGGTATGGCCTGTTAAGACATGGAGGTTCAAGTATTTTGTTTTGCTGGTGTAGATAGGCATGTTTTTACGCATTTTTGCATTTGTAAAATCAGCAGTTTTTCAAGTAATGTAAATGTCATATACTAGTTTCCTTCTAAAGGTACTTGGGCAGAATCTAAAGCTGCTACAGTGCTTGATGATGGGAAATGTGACTTGTAAGGATGAGAATGCAACTTGTTAGAaccaaaggaaataaacattttctgTAGTGTTTCAAATTGTCTTCTGAACAGGAGTTTCTTAAACACATTGGTTTTGATCAAATGAAGCTCAGTTCTGTCTTGAGATTTGTGCTAATCATAAAATGGATGAATGCAAAAGCACCTTGTAATTTCATATGGAATTATTATAATTAGGTTTACTGGATTATTGGCCTAATAAGAATGCTAGTATGTATTGGTTAGACTACATCTGaatatttcacattaaaaaaaataatcagtacacttcagaattttcttttagttcaaCTTGGAGCCTAGATTACTTTGCcaaataaatgtattattttcataatgcaataaaatataaattagaataATACATGTGTGGAATTACTTTATTTGCTGTAGTAGTTCACACCACCTGCCTCCGCTTCCCCCTCTCCACTCGTCTCGGATGGTTCAGGATCCACGGgcagttcctcatctgtagggAGGAAAGCTTAATGCATGACTGTGTTAACAGCTCTGTTTCTTAAGTGATAACTATTTCTGCAGAGAGGACACATCTGAGTTGAATGGACAGTTCTTTGCTGGGCAACTCAAGCCTGATAGCTGGCAAAGTCCAGATTTACCACGTAAAAACTTCTCTTTTGATGTAATTTGGCACTAGTTTGCACGCACAGATCTACAACATTTGTGTTAGAATCATTTTAGAAATCTCACTTTCAGACAACCACGTGGTAAGAAGTGTAGAATTGCCCTAAGTGGAGAGGGTagattctgctttcaattctGGGCTCTCGTTCTTTATACAGATTACTGCACAGTAGATGACAATAGAGGGTAACTTCTGTGGCTCTGAACTCAGAAGGTAGTACGTACTAATCAGCATGTttctgaatttaaatatttttggatttcaGCTTCTCATTCGTATTTGACCTCTAACTTAACCCCACTTTATTATTTACTAAGTGATATGGCTAGTGTTGAGTTTTGGGTTAATGATAGGAAGACTAGTTCTTCCACTGACTGGAATAAAATGCACAATCTCAGGCTACTTGCCTGTGGAGAATGTAGAGTGTACTATTCCCTTGTATTCTAGCAATTTCAACACAACAGacatttttttagtttaaaattcAGCAGTAGAGTTGGTGGTCTTTGGAGTTATTTGTAAACGTTCAGGATTTTCTTTTCCGAAGgcagtgcattttttttttttttaactaaaaataatgacagaaaaaatGCCAGCAATTCTGCGTGTCCTGGTCTGCAGAGTCCATTGTTAACTCATTTTAACTTTACAAGCTAGCCCTGTGTTTGGCAAGTGGTAACAGTTGAAATCAATTAGGCTTTGTGGCTACTGTCTATACAATCCACTTTAGCTTCCTAAGTTTTACCGATCATGCAACTACTTCCTGCCTGCTTCAAGGGTGCTGAGTTCGTCCCTGAAGCCTTTCTTTGCTGTCAGTAGGCTTCAAAGTCTTAATCCTGCTTATATTTGCTGAGAATTTGAGGAGTAAATATGTGGTCAGTAATTCGAATGGCTGTCTTCATTTTGGATCGTACTGTTGACCTTTGTGTTGCTTGCAAGGCTACAGATTGGAAGGGTAAGTTTAGTTGATGACTAACAGCTCCCATGTGCGTTTAGGAATGCACGAGATCACATTTTCACCCTGACTGGGTACCTAAAATTAAGTTACATGGTTGGAATTTAGAATACAGTTTCTTAtgtaaattattagaaatatagTTAACTTTCAGACTATTATACATGAAGCTGTTTAGTCTTTAATGTGAGTGAATTATAGTAGTTAAGCATTTATAATGTTTCAATTGGAAGATGACCAATTTCTAACATGGAGTTGTCAAAAATGCCTCTGCCACAGTTGTGACTGCAAGTGAGAATGCCATAGCTTTAGGTGTGTCAGGGAGGGTCCAACAGCTCACCAAATATGTCAGTTATTTTAAAGTTAGGGGTTATGGGTTAATACAAActactaaataaatgttaatgtTTGGTGATTCAGAGTGCAATAGAATTTGCAGTGTCTTGTCATGATGTTTTTGTATTGTATTGATGATTAGAAGTGTATTACAGATACAGGAGGTGGACATAAGTTTCCAATGCATTTCATAGTTTCTtctaaaaattaatagaccacGGAGAGAATTCCAGGTGTTTGAGTGTTCGGTTTGAGTTCCATGTAATGCATTTATGGTTGTCCAATTTCACTTATTGTGACGAGGAAAGAAGAGGTACACACTACGTACACATGCAGAAAAAGTACTTCTTTCTGGTTAGGTGGCAACGTGTATGAGTTGCTATGTATTTGGGGGCCTAAAAGAATAGACTCAGTCCATTTCTGACCTGTGAAGAATTCAGTCACCTGTGGAGAACAATAAGCAATGCAAGTTTTTATCTAGAAGTGGCCTGTCacttgaagagaagcacaggaGAGACACGTTAGTGCAATTGTGGCAGTCTGGGAGAGCTCCTCAGATGAGGTGAGGTTCAGCTCAGCCTCCAGAGATGAGCAGGATAACGAGGGAGGTGGCAGGGTGTAATTGGCGAGTAGAGAGGCATGGGAGTTGCAGTCATAGGGTTAAGTCACAGCTTCACCATCCCCCGCCGAGTCACACTGGATAAGTTACAGTATTTCTTTGAGCCTTCGTTTCCTCGTTTATCAAGTGGGTGAAATAATAGTGTCTATCTGGTGGGATTGTTGGAAGCATCCAATGTAACTATGGGTATAAAGCTAGATCTAGTCCAGGACCTGATATTTCTCATAAGGAGAAGAGACGTGGAAGGGAAAAGATGTATTGACCTCGGGGAACATAACACTGGAATCAAAGTGGAGGCTTCAATCCTGGTCAATACCAGGATAATACAGCGGGCACTAATTGAGCACTTGATGCTCTACATTGTCCTTAGCACATGTCGTGCATTACCTCAGTTAACCTTCCCATCAACCCTATGAGATGCTCAATATCCCCCTTTTACAGAAGAGctatttgaggtaaagaaaggcAGCTTGCCCTGGGACCCTTCAAAAGTGCAAGGTCAGAATGGGAGTTGAGggctctgactccaaagcccgttGGTTCTTATCCGCTGTGCATGGGTGCTGTCTAGTCTTGGAAGGCCTATAGAAGCAGGGCGAGGGCAGCAGAGAAGAAGCCGTTCCAGGGATCCGGAGGCTCTCAGAGCCGCTTAGACTTGCCTGCATTCAGGTACATCCAAGGCTTCGTCATCTCAAACCCACGTCTCAGTTTCACACTCCACGTACTTCACCATCTAGCTTCACCTTTTTTTTATCACCCATGTTTTTCCAGCTAGATATTTTGAGTACAcgatctatttttaaattttattttaaaaattagatgatGCACACCTGGCAAAAATTCAAATAGAACAAAATCGTATCTATCAGACTGTTTCTGTCCTACTACCCTTGCTTCCTAATCCCTCAGTTATACCCTCCACCTCACTCGGCTCTGACCAGTGGGGCATAGTGCTTGACAGCAAGGATTCTGGGCCAGATTccgtggatttg
Proteins encoded:
- the LOC131418651 gene encoding serine/threonine-protein phosphatase 4 regulatory subunit 2 isoform X1; the encoded protein is MDVERLQEALKDFEKRGKKEVCPVLDQFLCHVAKTGETMIQWSQFKGYFIFKLEKVMDDFRTSAPEPRGPPNPNVEYIPFDEMKERILKIVTGFNGIPFTIQRLCELLTDPRRNYTGTDKFLRGVEKNVMVVSCVYPSSEKNNSNSLNRMNGVMFPGNSPSYTERSNINGPGTPRPLNRPKVSLSVPMTTNGLPESTDSKESNLQQNEDKNHSDSPTSESEGSSVSPIKNKHPDEDAVEAEGREVKRLRFDKESEVREMASQTSASEISSVMVEGTEASSSSQDKDKESSCTRQHCTEEDEEEDEEEEEESFMTSREMIPERKNQEKESDDALTVNEETSEENNQMEESDLSQAEKDLHSEGSANTGSVSSGSACHETEEIVGSNSSKTGEILSESSMENDDEATEVTDEPMEQD
- the LOC131418651 gene encoding serine/threonine-protein phosphatase 4 regulatory subunit 2 isoform X2, producing the protein MIQWSQFKGYFIFKLEKVMDDFRTSAPEPRGPPNPNVEYIPFDEMKERILKIVTGFNGIPFTIQRLCELLTDPRRNYTGTDKFLRGVEKNVMVVSCVYPSSEKNNSNSLNRMNGVMFPGNSPSYTERSNINGPGTPRPLNRPKVSLSVPMTTNGLPESTDSKESNLQQNEDKNHSDSPTSESEGSSVSPIKNKHPDEDAVEAEGREVKRLRFDKESEVREMASQTSASEISSVMVEGTEASSSSQDKDKESSCTRQHCTEEDEEEDEEEEEESFMTSREMIPERKNQEKESDDALTVNEETSEENNQMEESDLSQAEKDLHSEGSANTGSVSSGSACHETEEIVGSNSSKTGEILSESSMENDDEATEVTDEPMEQD